In the Halobacteriovorax sp. GB3 genome, TCGTATTTCTCTTTTTCTTTTAATTTCTGTTTTTTAAGACCAATACTCTCACTCAGCCTAAACACAGGAATGAGATCGCCTCTTAATCGATAAAATTCAGATTCGTGTAATTTCTCAATTTGAGTGGAGCACTCATCACCCTCGAGCCTCACAAGCTCAACGAGATTGATCTGTGGTATTGCAAATGTTTCAACTCCACTTTGAACAACAAGAGCAGGAACAATTGCTAATGTAAGTGGGATCTTTAATTTAAACGATGTACCCTCACCAACTTTAGAGTCGATATCAACAGAGCCACCAATTTTTTCAATATTACTTTTAACAACATCCATTCCAACACCTCTGCCAGAGATGTTTGTAACTTGTTCTGCTGTTGAAAAACCGGGAAGAAAAATGAGATTTAAAATATCTTTCTTTCCCATTTGAGCTGCACGCTCGGGAGTAACAAGACCCTTATTAAGTGCTTTCTCAAGTATTTTATCTGGATCAATTCCATTTCCATCATCTCTGATTTCAATCGTAACCTGCCCACCTTCATGATAGGCTTTGATTAAAATAGATCCCTCTTCATTTTTACCTGCAATTTTTCTGGCATCAGGAGTCTCAACACCGTGGTCGACAGAGTTTCGAATGAGGTGGGTCATCGGGTCTCTAATTGCCTCTAATAGAGTTTTATCCAATTCAGTTTCTTTACCTGAAATAGTTAATTTAATTTTCTTTTTCTGAGACCTGGCGAGATCTCGTACAATTCTTTCAAACTTTCCAAGAACACTTCCAACTGGCTGCATTCTTGTTGTCATGATATCTGTCTGAAGCTCTGTTGTAATAACGTTTAATTCTTGAGCCAAACGATTGAGTTCTGGAGCATCTTCATTATTTGCAAATTGAAGAATCTGGTTTCTATTTAAAACCAACTCTCCAACTACGTTCATAATTTTATCGAGTAATTTCACATTTACTCGAACAACACTATCTGAAATATTTCCTTGCCTAGCCGCCGCAGGTTGCTCAACAGTTTTTTCTTCAGTCATTTTCTTCTCATTCTTCATTTGAGGTTTAGAAATTATTGGTTCTTTTGGTTTCTCTACAGGACGAACTTCTTTAACAGGCTCTTCCTTTTTCTCAACGACTTTTTGAACTGGCTTCTCTTTTTTAGGAGTAGCAACGACAGGAGCTTCAACTTTTATTGGTAGTGGTGCTAGTTGTCTATCACCAATATAGTTTTCATATGGAAAGTAATCATCAATTCTCGGAAGTTCGACATCATGTGATCCGCTATATTTTTTTAGAATATCTTCATAACTTTTTTCAGGCTCATTTCCTGATTCTTCGATACTTTTAAGAATTTCAATACAAGCATCAAATGTCTCTAAAAGTAAATCTACGTGATCACCAGTTAATTTAACTTCACCTTCTCGAATAAGGTCGAGGAGATTTTCTCCTTCGTGAGTAATTTCTTGAAGTTTATGAAGACCCAAAAAGCTTGCAGAGCCTTTGAGTGTATGGACTTTTCTATAAATAGAATTTAGTAATTCAGAATCTGTAGGAGTTTTCTCATACTGAGTAAGCTCTTCACTTATCCCAGTTAAGTTCTCAAATGACTCAATTAAAAATTCTTGTACAATGACTGAATTTGGATCGACCATGATCTACCTTTACGCTAATTCCTTTTAACGATTGGTAGAATTTTATCATATACAAGCGTAGATAATAGGGTCAGAAATTTCCCTAACCCTTTATTTTTCCTCAAGATACTTTAGGTTTTCCTAATTTTTATTTGCATCCCTCTGGAGTCTGAACAGTATTAATATAGTGGACTTGAACGATACGACAATCCTTGAAACTGCTATAAACTTTTTCCGTCACACAGTTTGGAGCCTTTCGATTCTCACTACTCCACTCTTGATGCTGACGACATTGTAGATAAGGAGTTCGATCAACACAAGCCCAGTGCTTTTCTTTGCAATTATAAACTAAACCTTTTCCATATTGCTCGTAACTAGGTGCCTCAATAAAAGGAGCTTTTTTCTCGGCCTTTTCTAACTTCTCAGTGATTTGATTCAATTTGTTTTCAAGGTCATCGGAAGTCAGATCATCAACAATATTTTCGCCACTTGTTTCTGACTGATTAATATCATTTTCTACAACAGGACTTTCAACTACTGGTTCCTCTTGTGTAACTTCTTCGACTTCTTGCTGCTCCTGAGGCCGTGCAACTTCTTGCACAGGAGAATTTTCTTCAACAGGCATATTCTCTTGCTCGGCGGCTTCTACTGGTTCATTTTCAACAGGTGTCTCTTGAACTTCAGGTGCTTTTTCAACAACCTTCTCTTGTTCAGCAAATGGATTTTCATTTTGAACTTGAGCTTCTTCCTTTTTAGGTTTTTCAACAGGCTTCTGTACTTTCTTTCTAACTCGTCTCGGTTTCTGACGGTTCATAACCTGAACTTCCTCACCACCCTGATCGGGATTGAGAACAAACATATCGAGTGCGACGTAACCACCAATGGCCACGATAAGAAGTCGAACTAGGAGCTGCTTTCTGTTCTTAGCTGCTTGGTCTTCACTATCTTCTTCTTCCTCGTCTTCTTCATCAGCCTCTTTGTCATCCTCTTCTTCAGATTCCTCATAAAGTGCTTTTTTATCAATTTCATGATCAGCAGTAACTTCATCTTCAGTGACGTCTTCATTCTCATCGTCATCTTCGTACTCATCGTCACTTTCGCCACGAAATTTTTCTGGTAATAGTTGTTTTAATTTAGCAAGATTGCTATTAAGTTTATCCTTGAGATCGTCAAGCATAGACAGCATCCTTAAGTAGTGTTGCTATAAGTAGTTAACTTATCGAAAATCCATGGAGAATATTTAGTGGTAATTGATGATGGTGTAATAAAATATGACACAAGCGGCTTTCAAAAGAGCGAACCTCTCTCACTGAGGGAGTTTGAGTCACTCGAAGCTTGGAGAAAAAAACTTTACCAACTTAATCTAATTGGCGAATACCCAATTGAAAAAGTCGGCTTTGGCAACCTCTCCTGCCTTCAAGATTATCAATCTTTTATGATTAATGATAAACCTCAATTTGTTATCACAGGCACACAAACGGGAAAGCACAAGAACCTTAGTGGAGATCACTATACTCGAGTTCTCGACTACGACCTCCACAAGATGACAATGAAAGCGATGGGCCCAGTTATGGCTTCAAGCGAAGCTCTTAGCCATGCTTCTATTTATCTATGCAGTAAAGAGATCACATCGGTTTTTCATATTCATAGTCAAAGTATATGGAATGGAATGATAGAACAGAATATGGATTCAACGCCATCGGATGTCCCTTACGGAACTTACGAAATGGCCCTTGCTGTTGAAGAATGTGTTGGAAATAAGAAATTTGGTACATTTGTCATGAAAGGCCACCAAGATGGTGTCATGATTTTCGGCCGATCAAATGAGGAATGTGGAGAATTAACATTAAAGTTAAATGAAAGATTTAATTCCTAGGGTGTTAGCTAATTCATCTTCGCTATCAAATCCACCTCGAATATAAAAAGATAAAAATCTTGTCTTTGGTGGTGATGTTATAAAGACATCATCTCCAAATCTTTCATTTATATCTCTAAGAATGTCACTATAGTGTTCTTCTTTAATTTTCTTTGGAACAATAAACCAACGACCGTGACCAAGAGACTCATCTAGATTCTTAATAACAAGCCCCATCGTCTTTCTATAGTTGATCTCGCACATTGGCATAAATCTCATCGTTCCATCAAAGTCCTTAAAAAAGAAAGTATCAATTTGAATAGAATCAAAAACTCCAAGAAGCAATAATCTTTCTTTGTAAAAATCGATAAGATCGTCTAGATTCAACCCTAGTGGTTTTAAAAGGTCTATCATTTTCTGTTTAGTTATTAATTCTCCACCAGAAAAACGACCATAGAGTCCATTAAAGTTTCGTACATAAAAAATATTTTCTCTAGACTCTATCGTTATACCAACATCAAAGATCCTCTCATAAAAAGGCTCTAGAAGGTATTCTTCACCCTTAAGATTCAAAATACTTTGCTTAACTTCACTACGAGCTAATACTCTATTTCCAGAACCTGAGACACCAAAGGCACTTTTTATAATGTATTTTTCATAGGGAGATGCATTTAGAAAGAGCTCTATTTCCTGCTCTTCAAAAGTGTTTAATAATTGTGGAAATTGAGCGAGGATCTCCTCAAAGATATGGCGAACTTTTGTCTTGGAATTTAGTAAAATTTTCAATTCTTTATTTTGAAGACTTCCCCACCAAGGGGAACAATCAGTTGAATTCGAATTAAGTCCAGGAATTACCATTCCAAATTTTTTAAGATGATTAAGATAGTCTTGTGAGTACTCTCTATGATTTTTCATCATCGAGCTCTCATCTTTATTTACAAGAAAATAAATGTACTCAAACTCACTAATGATGCTTTGAGATCTTTTCTCATTAACAACACCGTTAAGAGCATCTTCATAGTCAAAATTAACAATATCAGTTTTCACTTTTCCAGCTCTTGCGATTTGTTAACTTAAAATTGTCTCTATAATTCTCGATTGAATCGATATAGTGATCATCTAGACCAGCTCTTTGTCTTGCTTCGATATTTAAAACAATTCCCTTGGCCCTTGCAGGAGTTAGATTATCTGGCAGGTTTTCTAAATAATAATCCCAAAGACTTTTACTTTGTTTCCATGTATTGAGCCAAGTTCTTCCAAAAGCGACGTGAGAAATTTCATCTTCAAAAACAATATCCATTATTCTTGCAGATTTTTCATCTCCATATTCGGCAAAGATATGCCTATAAAAGTCAGCAAAATCTAAGTTCGCTTGCTCGAATGTTAAGGCCATGACACTAAAGAACTGCGAAGGATTATCTATCTTTGGCATTTGTCGCCAGAAGAAATCATTTAAAGGAACATCACCAAAATTAAGACCAAAGTCTTTCATGCGATTTACATACAATTTAAAATGTTTTTGTTCATCAGCAATTGTTTTTAGAAGACCCTTTTTCAGTTTTAAGTCTTCTTCGCTTTCACCCGGAAATTTTAATATTGCTGCGGCCATCATTTCAATTGCCAGTAGTTCATGATTGGCAAAGAAATGCATTGCAAGAGCTCTCTTTTCAGGTAGATGAAGCTTTCCCTTTCCGGGAAATCTAACCTGTTCATCTGAAAAGGCAATTGATTCATCTCTTCCAGGGTACAATGGCATATCATAAGGTGTATTATTATGAGTTATATCAATATTAACAGGAGCAAGCAGCTTATCTTCTAAGCTTGTTCCCATTAATAATGTTTCAGCATAATCATAAATATTCATTTCTATTTAGTCGTTTTTCTCTTTCTTGAAGGACGTTTTCTTTTTCCACCAAAGCTTTTTTCGCCAGGTTTGCCATAGCGGCTACGCCCCTTAAATTTTCCAGAACGTCCACTGTTCTCACCTTTTGAATCATCGCCTCTTCGACCTTGATTATTTCCAGTACGTCGTCTTCCACTGAAACGTCTCTTTTTGAAACATTCTTCACAAATAGGAAAGCGTGAGTCTTCAGGTAATTTACATCCACAACTTGAACACGTTGGAACAATTTTATCTGAAAGCAGAGTATTCAACTTATCAATTGCCTCTTGTTTATTATGAAGAAGGTCATTTTCATCAAACACAAAGTGCTTATTATTAAAGTGCCTTGAAAGCCACTGATAAAGCTCCACACATTTAATTGATGTTTCGAGATAATCGATATCATTCGATGTTGAATCAATGGCCTCGTTTGTAATTGGGCTTTCACTAACATAGTGAGTGAGAATCCAAACGAAATATTGAACGTGTTCCATTAACCCTTGATTAACTGGTGCACAAGAGAACCCAAAAATTTCAGCATCAGTTAGTTTAGCATCAGAATCTGCATCTTCTACCATTTCTGCAAGTTCAATCATTTCATTTAATTCAACACAGAAGAATGGTTTTTGGAAAATCATTGTGTTGAAAAGTCTAAGAAACTCAGAAAGTTTTAGTGTCGGTAGAGCATTATCTTCAAGTGCTCTGTTAACTTGATTAAAAATATCTAGATCAGGACCAACCATACATTGAGTACTTTGATCTAATGTTGCTCCTAATGCCTTATTAACGGTATCAATTCCATCTTCTACTTTTGTCAGACATGAGACATAACCCGTAGGGAATCTTTTGTAACGTCCAGCACGACCTGCAATCTGTTTGATTTCACTATCAGAAATAACAAATTCTTGTGAGTTAATAAATTTTGAAAGAGTAGAAAAAACGATTCTCTTAATTGGTAAATTCATTCCCATAGAAATGGCATCTGTTGAAACGATTACATCTGTTTCACCTTCATCGAATTTACGGGCCTGCTCTCTTCGAACTTCAGGACTGAGTCGTCCATATACAATTGATACTTTGAAACCAAGTCTCTCGAGGTCTCTCTTATAGCGAAGAGCATTTCGTCTAGAAAAGACAACAAGAGCATCGGACTTTTGCATTTCACTAAGAGCAATTGGCTTCTTTAAAACTTGAAGTTCAGTCATTCTTGTATAATTTTTAATTTCTAATTCATCACCACATAATTCAACGATCTTCTTAATAAGATCTAGTGCTGAAGGATCACCACAGACATGAATTTCAGGGGAGAAGATATTAACAAGAGCTCTCGTCCATGCCCAACCACGTTGAGAGTCAGTGATCATTTGAATTTCATCAATAACACAGCAATCAAATTCTTCTTGAAACCTAGCCATCTCAATTGTTGAACTATAGTGAGTTGCACCCTCAGTTTCGATAACCTCTTCACCTGTTAAAAGAGATGTCTTAACTCCACTAGCATTAAGTGTATCGTAAAGTTCTCCAGCAAGAAGCCTTAAAGGAGCTAAGTAGCATCCTTTATCAGCACCTTTAAGCGCCTCAATGGCATGATAGGTTTTACCAGAGTTTGTTGGTCCCATATGATAGACAATTTTTCGTTTTAATTGTCTCGCACTTGAGTGAACCCAGAACTCTCCAAGATATTCCTGAAGAATCTTTGAAGAGACATCCTTCTTTTTAAGAACAACTATCGACTTGATGAATTTTTTGAATTCACGCTTTAAGTACTTCTCACCTCTCCAAAAATTGTTAGCAAGAGTTTGGAAGTACTTTTCATATTCTTCTTCTGTTACGAGATCATTTGAAAATTCCATCGCTTCTAGTTGATTATCAAAATATAGAGCGAGGTTTCTTTTATGAAGAACTGAAAGTTTTGATGGGTAATGAAATTTCTCTTTGAGAATATTTTTCACTTGTACTTCTAATCGATTAAGGGAGCTTCTCTTCAGTTTAAAACGAACCTTGTAAAAAGTTTTATCAAGTTCCTTCTGCATTTTCTGATAGAGTTCACTAACAAATTCAATTCCGTTATCAATATTGTTTTCAATTGAAGAATATGATGTTTCGATGACTTCTTTACATGTATCAAAAACAAAATCCCTCAAGCGGGCCCTGAAGTCAGCAGAACATTTAACACATGGACACTTAAGTTCATTAGCTTTCAACTCAAGATTAAAGTTTTCGAGAATCAACTCTTGAGTATTTTCGTGAT is a window encoding:
- a CDS encoding hybrid sensor histidine kinase/response regulator, translating into MVDPNSVIVQEFLIESFENLTGISEELTQYEKTPTDSELLNSIYRKVHTLKGSASFLGLHKLQEITHEGENLLDLIREGEVKLTGDHVDLLLETFDACIEILKSIEESGNEPEKSYEDILKKYSGSHDVELPRIDDYFPYENYIGDRQLAPLPIKVEAPVVATPKKEKPVQKVVEKKEEPVKEVRPVEKPKEPIISKPQMKNEKKMTEEKTVEQPAAARQGNISDSVVRVNVKLLDKIMNVVGELVLNRNQILQFANNEDAPELNRLAQELNVITTELQTDIMTTRMQPVGSVLGKFERIVRDLARSQKKKIKLTISGKETELDKTLLEAIRDPMTHLIRNSVDHGVETPDARKIAGKNEEGSILIKAYHEGGQVTIEIRDDGNGIDPDKILEKALNKGLVTPERAAQMGKKDILNLIFLPGFSTAEQVTNISGRGVGMDVVKSNIEKIGGSVDIDSKVGEGTSFKLKIPLTLAIVPALVVQSGVETFAIPQINLVELVRLEGDECSTQIEKLHESEFYRLRGDLIPVFRLSESIGLKKQKLKEKEKYEEDFLNIVILNAEGKVYGLIVDTVLDTEEIVVKALSRKLKDLSIYGGTTIMGDGKVALIVDALGFLNYVDKGHSQKASQMVVQESVNTLKNETDEVLLCRLGDGRHYSIPLCLVNRLEEFEKTDIEWSGDQPLIRYRNKPMPLINLEKTMKLNGTSNLMDQDQKMLPCVVVSIRNSLFGFIVSEIRDIALNEDIIDSDTVDRDGILGTIYVNDTTVSLIDCHNIIDMQPIGQNLKKKTAQANRGKILLVEDSVLYKKIQKEHLSDLGFEIVEANHGQEAIEILKSRRHQFDIIVTDLEMPVCNGWEFVKFVKEHVADFGDIPVIAMSGTIKSRDLDEGIRSGFKMMIEKLNQQAFQEAINNVMTL
- a CDS encoding class II aldolase/adducin family protein, which gives rise to MVIDDGVIKYDTSGFQKSEPLSLREFESLEAWRKKLYQLNLIGEYPIEKVGFGNLSCLQDYQSFMINDKPQFVITGTQTGKHKNLSGDHYTRVLDYDLHKMTMKAMGPVMASSEALSHASIYLCSKEITSVFHIHSQSIWNGMIEQNMDSTPSDVPYGTYEMALAVEECVGNKKFGTFVMKGHQDGVMIFGRSNEECGELTLKLNERFNS
- a CDS encoding DUF455 family protein, giving the protein MNIYDYAETLLMGTSLEDKLLAPVNIDITHNNTPYDMPLYPGRDESIAFSDEQVRFPGKGKLHLPEKRALAMHFFANHELLAIEMMAAAILKFPGESEEDLKLKKGLLKTIADEQKHFKLYVNRMKDFGLNFGDVPLNDFFWRQMPKIDNPSQFFSVMALTFEQANLDFADFYRHIFAEYGDEKSARIMDIVFEDEISHVAFGRTWLNTWKQSKSLWDYYLENLPDNLTPARAKGIVLNIEARQRAGLDDHYIDSIENYRDNFKLTNRKSWKSEN
- a CDS encoding helicase-related protein, with the translated sequence MSNQTIPVLADFKDIRSLLETERKTIIKVNNFSDSDEYVRTIEDAGIVLDFIEEFQTHLFQLFSKAPSLANLFSTEYLSVHEFFKRDYILETIFLDDCLFPEKELYYFGQDGGLNEKILKIHLTGIERWCRDKLKHHENTQELILENFNLELKANELKCPCVKCSADFRARLRDFVFDTCKEVIETSYSSIENNIDNGIEFVSELYQKMQKELDKTFYKVRFKLKRSSLNRLEVQVKNILKEKFHYPSKLSVLHKRNLALYFDNQLEAMEFSNDLVTEEEYEKYFQTLANNFWRGEKYLKREFKKFIKSIVVLKKKDVSSKILQEYLGEFWVHSSARQLKRKIVYHMGPTNSGKTYHAIEALKGADKGCYLAPLRLLAGELYDTLNASGVKTSLLTGEEVIETEGATHYSSTIEMARFQEEFDCCVIDEIQMITDSQRGWAWTRALVNIFSPEIHVCGDPSALDLIKKIVELCGDELEIKNYTRMTELQVLKKPIALSEMQKSDALVVFSRRNALRYKRDLERLGFKVSIVYGRLSPEVRREQARKFDEGETDVIVSTDAISMGMNLPIKRIVFSTLSKFINSQEFVISDSEIKQIAGRAGRYKRFPTGYVSCLTKVEDGIDTVNKALGATLDQSTQCMVGPDLDIFNQVNRALEDNALPTLKLSEFLRLFNTMIFQKPFFCVELNEMIELAEMVEDADSDAKLTDAEIFGFSCAPVNQGLMEHVQYFVWILTHYVSESPITNEAIDSTSNDIDYLETSIKCVELYQWLSRHFNNKHFVFDENDLLHNKQEAIDKLNTLLSDKIVPTCSSCGCKLPEDSRFPICEECFKKRRFSGRRRTGNNQGRRGDDSKGENSGRSGKFKGRSRYGKPGEKSFGGKRKRPSRKRKTTK